A genome region from Hevea brasiliensis isolate MT/VB/25A 57/8 chromosome 9, ASM3005281v1, whole genome shotgun sequence includes the following:
- the LOC110651861 gene encoding methyltransferase FGSG_00040 has product MREEDQQQLSSPEKLMQELRLKANELLLREEWQESVQVYTQFIDLCQEQSSNTNQHYPNTDQINKLQKSLCLALSNRAEARSRLKDFTEALEDCDQALKIDSTHFKALLCKGKILLCLNRYSMALDCFKTALLDPQANGNLETLNGYVEKCKKLEFQSRTGAFDLSDWVLNGFRGSFPELAEYIGPVEIKQSQLSGRGLFAAKNIDAGTLLLVNKAIATERGILSSEDSNENAQLMMWKNFIDEIVESTKKCRRIQHLVSTLSTGEEEENLGVPEMSLFRQEAEEISSKSNEELDMVRMMSILDVNSLVEDSVSASVLGKNKDYYGVGLWVLASFINHSCHPNARRLHVGDYVLVHASRDVKAGEEITFAYFDVLLPMEKRREMSNTWGFHCHCKRCKFEEQFCSKQEMKEIEMGIERGLEVGGAIFRLEEGMKRWMVRGKEKGYLRASFWPSYCEAYGSEKLVKRWGRRLPAVDVVVDSVAEATGSDERVVKVLLMGGLRRTANVVEMERVMKLGRGIYGKVVKKQAMKSLLQHEVHELSGC; this is encoded by the coding sequence atgagagaagaGGATCAACAACAGCTATCATCACCGGAGAAGCTAATGCAAGAGCTCCGATTGAAGGCCAACGAGCTTCTCCTCCGTGAAGAATGGCAAGAGTCGGTGCAAGTCTATACTCAGTTCATCGATCTTTGCCAAGAACAGAGCTCAAACACCAATCAACACTACCCAAACACAGATCAAATCAACAAGCTTCAGAAATCCCTCTGCTTAGCCCTCTCGAACAGAGCTGAAGCACGGTCCAGGCTTAAAGACTTCACTGAAGCACTCGAAGATTGTGATCAAGCATTGAAAATTGACAGTACCCATTTTAAGGCTCTTCTCTGCAAAGGAAAAATCTTGCTCTGTTTGAACAGGTACTCTATGGCTTTGGATTGCTTTAAAACAGCTCTTCTTGATCCACAGGCTAATGGGAATCTTGAAACCTTAAATGGGTATGTGGAGAAATGCAAGAAACTTGAATTTCAATCAAGGACTGGAGCTTTTGATCTTTCAGATTGGGTGCTAAATGGGTTTCGTGGGAGTTTTCCGGAGCTCGCTGAATATATTGGCCCTGTAGAGATTAAACAGTCTCAGCTTAGTGGGAGAGGCCTGTTTGCTGCGAAGAACATTGATGCAGGGACGTTGTTGTTAGTGAACAAAGCAATTGCTACAGAGAGAGGCATATTGTCAAGCGAAGATTCGAATGAAAACGCACAATTGATGATGTGGAAGAATTTCATTGATGAAATTGTAGAATCCACCAAAAAGTGTCGAAGAATCCAACACTTGGTGAGTACGTTGTCGACTGGTGAAGAGGAAGAAAACCTTGGGGTGCCTGAAATGAGCCTCTTTAGGCAAGAGGCGGAGGAGATCAGTAGCAAATCAAATGAAGAGCTTGATATGGTTAGGATGATGAGCATATTGGATGTGAATTCTCTTGTTGAGGATTCAGTTTCAGCTAGTGTCTTGGGGAAGAATAAGGATTATTATGGTGTTGGGTTGTGGGTGCTAGCTTCATTCATCAACCATTCATGTCATCCCAATGCTAGGCGCTTGCATGTAGGGGATTATGTATTAGTTCATGCTTCAAGGGATGTGAAGGCAGGAGAAGAGATCACATTTGCATATTTTGATGTGCTTTTGCCAATGGAGAAAAGAAGGGAAATGTCAAATACATGGGGTTTCCATTGTCATTGCAAGAGATGCAAGTTTGAAGAACAATTCTGTTCTAAGCAAGAAATGAAAGAGATTGAGATGGGAATAGAAAGAGGATTAGAGGTAGGTGGTGCAATATTCAGGCTAGAAGAAGGCATGAAAAGGTGGATGGTAAGAGGAAAAGAGAAAGGGTATTTGAGGGCATCATTTTGGCCATCATATTGTGAAGCATATGGGTCAGAGAAGTTGGTGAAGAGGTGGGGAAGACGGCTTCCTGCTGTTGATGTAGTGGTGGATAGTGTTGCAGAAGCAACAGGAAGTGATGAGAGGGTAGTGAAAGTGTTGTTGATGGGAGGATTAAGAAGAACTGCTAATGTGGTGGAGATGGAGAGAGTAATGAAATTGGGAAGAGGAATATATGGAAAAGTGGTAAAGAAACAAGCAATGAAGTCTCTTCTTCAACATGAAGTTCATGAACTAAGCGGCTGTTAA
- the LOC110651120 gene encoding anaphase-promoting complex subunit 2, with the protein MEELAPLVCNIGILDTLSDDLINEILEDYAGFCAATTALLNGAGDISVTPEFVSHVHSLCKHGLGSLVNDYFLKSLEETFEKNGSSKFWQHFDAYSNIATLGKHETPIFYHELQQLLCRALEEISSEKQYQGKCLLVLVHALQSYKECSSEEKHNSNAQKSYLFSRYQLMVSSVLMASIPRHFPEILHWYFKGRLEELSAIMEGEFNGDGDTPDKDDMDLDEKSKLSCRNGEMEIDECFLEGRFTENNKLVKNIGKIVRDLRNLGFTSMTEDAYASAIFLLLKAKVHDLAGDDYRASVLESIKGWIQAVPLQFLHALLAYLGDSVSCDSPSPGIKSPLACHPSPCNTPSEGLIRWQLRLEYFAYETLQDLRIAKLFEIIVDYPDSSPAIEDLKQCLEYTGQHSKLVESFISSLRYRLLTAGASTNDILHQYVSTIKALRTIDPAGVFLEAVGEPIRDYLRGRKDTIKCIVTMLTDGTGGNPNGSGITGDSLLEELNRDEESQENAVADDDFHTDDKQAWINALRWEPDPIEADPSKGSRTQRKVDILGMIVGIIGSKDQLVNEYRVMLAEKLLNKSDYDIDSEIRTLELLKIHFGDSSMQRCEIMLNDLIDSKRTNHNIKATIQSTQTGQEQQETGVYLDVLDATIISSNFWPPIQDEALNVPEPVEKLLTDYANRFHEIKTPRKLLWKKNLGTVKLELQFEDRAMPFTVSPVHAAIIMQFQDHTSWTASKLASAIGVPVDVLNRRINFWISKGILAESIGADANDHVFTLLEGMVDASKNGGNSGSCEELLVGDEEGERSVASVEDQIRKEMTVYEKFIMGMLTNFGSMALDRIHNTLKMFCVADPPYDKSLQQLQSFLSGLVSEEKLELRDGMYFLKK; encoded by the exons ATGGAGGAATTAGCTCCTTTAGTATGTAATATAGGGATTTTGGATACGCTAAGCGACGACTTGATCAATGAAATTCTCGAGGACTACGCCGGATTCTGTGCCGCAACTACAGCTCTTCTTAACGGCGCTGGTGATATCTCCGTGACGCCGGAGTTCGTGTCTCATGTGCACTCGCTCTGCAAGCATGGCCTTGGCTCTCTCGTTAACGATTACTTTCTCAAGTCGTTGGAG GAAACATTTGAGAAGAATGGCagttcaaaattttggcagcatTTTGATGCTTATAGCAATATAGCAACTCTGGGGAAGCATGAAACTCCT ATATTTTACCATGAGCTGCAGCAACTTTTGTGCAGAGCTCTTGAAGAGATATCCTCCGAAAAACAGTATCAGGGGAAGTGCCTGTTAGTCTTAGTTCATGCCTTGCAGTCTTACAAGGAGTGCTCATCTGAggaaaaacataattcaaatgctCAAAAATCATATCTATTTTCAAGGTATCAGTTAATGGTGTCTTCAGTTCTTATGGCCAGCATTCCTCGACATTTTCCCG AAATACTACACTGGTATTTTAAGGGAAGGCTCGAGGAGCTGAGTGCTATCATGGAGGGAGAGTTTAATGGTGATGGTGATACTCCAGATAAAGATGACATGGATTTAGATGAAAAAAGCAAACTGTCTTGTAGAAATGgtgaaatggaaattgatgaatgctTTCTTGAAGGTAGATTCACAGAGAACAACAAGCTGGTGAAGAACATTGGGAAAATCGTTCGAGACCTCAGAAATCTTGGATTTACTTCTATGACTGAAGATGCCTATGCTTCTGCCATCTTTTTACTTTTGAAG GCTAAAGTGCATGATCTGGCTGGTGATGATTACAGGGCTTCTGTGCTGGAGTCCATTAAAGGATGGATACAG GCTGTGCCTCTCCAGTTCTTGCATGCACTTCTTGCTTATCTTGGCGATTCTGTTAGCTGTGATAGCCCTTCCCCCGGTATCAAATCACCTTTGGCTTGTCATCCATCACCTTGTAACACTCCTTCTGAAGGGCTTATTAGATGGCAGTTGCGGCTAGAGTATTTTGCCTATGAAACATTGCAAGATCTGAGAATAGCCAAACTATTTGAGATAATAGTGGACTATCCTGACAG CTCCCCTGCGATTGAGGACTTGAAACAGTGCCTTGAATATACTGGACAACATTCTAAGTTGGTTGAGTCATTCATTTCTTCACTGAGATATCGCTTACTCACTGCGGGTGCCTCAACCAATGACATACTGCATCAGTATGTTTCAACTATTAAAGCACTGCGTACTATTGATCCTGCTGGTGTCTTTCTTGAAGCAGTTGGTGAGCCAATAAGAGATTATTTAAGGGGTAGGAAAGACACCATAAAGTGCATTGTAACCATGCTAACTGATGGGACTGGGGGGAACCCAAATGGATCTGGAATTACTGGGGATAGCCTTCTTGAGGAATTAAATAGAGATGAGGAAAGTCAAGAAAATGCTGTTGCTGATGATGACTTCCACACTGATGACAAGCAAGCATGGATCAACGCTTTACG CTGGGAGCCTGATCCCATAGAGGCTGATCCATCAAAGGGCAGTAGGACTCAAAGGAAGGTTGACATACTGGGGATGATTGTTGGCATAATTGGTTCGAAAGACCAACTTGTTAATGAATATCGTGTGATGCTTGCTGAAAAGCTTCTCAACAAATCTGATTATGACATTGACTCAGAGATAAGAACTTTGGAACTTCTCAAG ATACATTTTGGAGACAGCAGTATGCAGAGGTGTGAAATTATGCTTAATGATTTGATTGATTCCAAGAGAACAAACCATAATATCAAAGCAACAATACAGTCAACTCAAACAG GACAAGAGCAGCAAGAAACAGGAGTATATCTGGATGTTCTTGATGCCACCATTATATCCTCAAATTTTTGGCCTCCAATCCAG GACGAAGCACTTAATGTACCTGAGCCTGTTGAAAAACTGCTCACTGATTATGCCAATAGGTTTCACGAAATCAAGACTCCTCGTAAGTTACTTTGGAAGAAAAATCTTGGCACTGTGAAG CTGGAGTTGCAATTTGAAGATAGAGCAATGCCGTTTACAGTATCACCTGTACATGCTGCAATTATCATGCAATTTCAAGATCACACGAG TTGGACCGCAAGTAAGCTTGCATCTGCTATTGGGGTACCAGTGGATGTACTCAATCGAAGGATAAATTTTTGGATAAGTAAG GGAATTCTTGCCGAATCAATTGGGGCAGATGCTAATGATCATGTATTTACCCTTTTGGAAGGCATGGTTGATGCTAGTAAGAATGGTGGTAACAGTGGGAGTTGTGAGGAACTGCTAGTTGGTGATGAGGAGGGAGAGAGATCTGTAGCCTCTGTTGAGGACCAAATTCGCAAGGAAATGACTGTGTATGAG AAATTTATAATGGGGATGCTCACTAATTTCGGCAGCATGGCATTGGATCGCATCCACAACACTCTCAAG ATGTTTTGTGTAGCTGATCCTCCTTATGACAAGTCACTGCAGCAGCTGCAAAGCTTTTTATCAGGTTTAGTTTCTGAAGAGAAGTTAGAATTGAGAGATGGAATGTACTTCTTGAAGAAGTAA